One window from the genome of Deinococcus sp. NW-56 encodes:
- a CDS encoding IS701 family transposase → MARSLPRWTRHFPTWFAPFLVHFRHRAQRTWAPLYVRGLCSTVHRKSMQPLAAVVAPGKEDHLQQFITDSPWLTEPLETLLAQRAQQMLGGKDAVLIIDDTCLTKFGTKSVGVARQYSGQVGKITPCQCLVSLTLAQHDLPVPLALRLFLPQEWTNDPARLRAAGVPLEHQPPQTKCELALKELDRVRPHVTFGMVLADAGYGVNARFRQALTERGLLWSVGITRTQTVYPRDVRLIPIPRIFRGRKPTHPTPSEDRLSVEEVLAGAAWQHLVWRHGTKGPLSGRFAAEYVRLADGEEYARSQHLPGQAAWIIGEQRRGEERKYYVCNLPPDTPLSRLVEVTKRRWACELSHRELKDEVGLDHFEGRSWQGLHHHAVLCMVALTFLQWLRLTQPDDLRGDTIPAIRAEVAGDLPLPPPCRRCHTCTALFSGP, encoded by the coding sequence ATGGCTCGTTCTCTGCCTCGCTGGACCCGACATTTCCCTACCTGGTTTGCGCCCTTTCTGGTGCATTTTCGCCACCGAGCCCAGCGGACCTGGGCGCCTCTGTACGTCCGTGGATTGTGCAGCACGGTCCACCGAAAAAGCATGCAGCCCTTGGCTGCCGTCGTGGCGCCCGGGAAAGAGGACCATCTCCAGCAGTTCATCACCGACAGCCCCTGGCTGACCGAACCCCTGGAAACCCTGCTCGCTCAGCGGGCTCAGCAGATGCTGGGTGGCAAAGACGCCGTGCTGATCATCGACGACACCTGCTTGACAAAGTTCGGCACCAAGTCTGTCGGCGTCGCCCGTCAGTATTCCGGGCAGGTCGGGAAGATCACCCCCTGTCAATGCCTCGTCTCCCTGACGTTGGCCCAGCACGACTTGCCGGTTCCGCTCGCCCTACGGCTCTTCTTGCCACAGGAGTGGACCAACGATCCCGCTCGGCTCAGGGCGGCTGGTGTTCCGTTGGAACACCAGCCGCCACAGACCAAGTGCGAACTGGCGCTGAAAGAGTTGGACCGGGTGCGTCCACACGTCACCTTCGGCATGGTTCTGGCGGATGCGGGGTACGGCGTGAACGCCCGGTTCCGGCAGGCACTCACCGAGCGAGGACTGCTGTGGTCGGTCGGCATCACCCGCACGCAGACGGTCTATCCCAGGGACGTTCGCTTGATCCCCATCCCTCGGATCTTCCGGGGCAGGAAACCGACGCACCCAACCCCATCCGAGGACCGACTGTCGGTAGAAGAAGTGCTGGCGGGTGCTGCATGGCAGCACCTGGTATGGCGACATGGAACCAAAGGCCCGCTCTCCGGACGCTTCGCGGCTGAATACGTTCGCCTGGCAGACGGGGAGGAGTACGCTCGCAGTCAACATCTGCCGGGTCAAGCCGCCTGGATCATCGGAGAACAGCGACGAGGTGAGGAGCGCAAATACTACGTCTGCAATCTGCCCCCTGACACGCCGTTGTCGCGGTTGGTGGAAGTCACCAAGCGCCGCTGGGCGTGTGAGCTGAGCCACCGGGAGCTGAAGGACGAAGTCGGGCTGGACCACTTCGAGGGCCGGTCCTGGCAAGGTCTGCATCACCACGCCGTGCTGTGTATGGTGGCCCTGACCTTCCTGCAATGGCTTCGCCTCACCCAGCCCGACGACCTCAGAGGCGACACCATTCCGGCCATTCGAGCGGAGGTGGCAGGGGACTTGCCCCTGCCACCTCCTTGCCGCCGATGTCACACCTGCACCGCCTTATTCAGCGGCCCCTGA